From the Arctopsyche grandis isolate Sample6627 chromosome 11, ASM5162203v2, whole genome shotgun sequence genome, one window contains:
- the ball gene encoding nucleosomal histone kinase 1 → MPRQAAAKGGGGAGAGKGARGYQMPERLPKGLQLAAVGGAKWRLGAPIAKGGFGEIYAAAPFTPTSNSNSPKSNSTATSESHVVKIEPHGNGPLFVEMHFYMRNSKKEDIEEFTKAHKLKYLGIPVYIGSGSHEYNNTKYRFVVMERYGKDLWHKFLECGRQFPTHTVFRIAIQMLNAYEYIHSRTYVHADLKGGNILFGLKKGVENQTYLVDFGLASHYTVKDYKFDPKKAHNGTIEYTSRDAHNGVPTRRGDMEILAYNLVQWLTGSLPWETDLRHPKEVHAQKEKYMSDIPGFLKKTFTKSAPPHAITSYLNYVSKMEYNDEPDYKACRTIFESGIKTLGFSNTGILDFTPEKSGKAKFETKDLSDLENEAVLETQVVKTTRKKKLLPKSALEEAPVKTVTKKTVKTSSKKVKVENGNVTNTSNSDIGDVSNVSFNTTISLRPRRVAATPTTPKDLDCSVDIFEDSCMETPPKLGLKRKHRKRFEVEYCTDEEVTVHTTVKKKGGVVKEETKSWKKCPAIVNGKIVKKVKTG, encoded by the exons ATGCCGCGACAGGCCGCTGCGAAGGGGGGCGGAGGCGCCGGCGCGGGGAAGGGGGCTCGCGGCTACCAAATGCCCGAGAGGCTGCCGAAGGGGCTGCAGCTGGCGGCCGTGGGGGGCGCCAAGTGGCGGCTGGGCGCCCCCATCGCCAAGGGAGGCTTCGGCGAGATCTACGCGGCCGCCCCCTTCACCCCCACCTCCAACTCCAACTCCCCCAAATCTAACTCCACCGCCACCTCTGAATCGCACGTCGTCAAAATC GAACCTCACGGAAACGGCCCGCTATTTGTAGAAATGCATTTTTACATGCGAAATTCGAAAAAAGAAGAca TTGAAGAATTCACGAAAGCGCACAAATTAAAATACCTGGGCATTCCCGTCTACATCGGATCGGGCTCTCACGAGTATAACAATACGAAATATCGTTTTGTCGTTATGGAACGCTACGGCAAAGACTTGTGGCACAAATTTTTAGAATGTGGACGGCAATTTCCTACGCACACTGTCTTCAGAATCGCCATACAAATG cTGAACGCCTACGAGTACATTCACAGTAGGACGTACGTTCACGCCGATCTCAAAGGTGGAAATATACTGTTCGGTTTGAAGAAAGGCGTGGAAAATCAGACGTACTTGGTCGACTTTGGTCTCGCTTCGCATTACACGGtcaaagattataaatttgatccTAAAAAGGCTCACAACGGCACCATAGAATATACGAGTAGGGATGCTCATAATGGAG tTCCCACAAGAAGAGGTGATATGGAAATTTTAGCATAcaatttggtacaatggttGACTGGCTCGTTGCCATGGGAGACAGATCTTCGACATCCTAAAGAGGTTCACGCGcagaaagaaaaatatatgtcTGATATACCTggctttttaaaaaaaacattcacaaAATCAGCTCCACCtc ACGCAATTACATCGTATTTGAATTACGTGAGCAAAATGGAATATAACGATGAGCCCGACTACAAAGCATGCCGAACGATATTCGAATCGGGTATCAAGACTTTAGGCTTTTCGAACACGGGTATTTTAGACTTCACTCCTGAGAAATCTGGCAAGGCAAAGTTTGAAACCAAGGATCTGTCCGATTTGGAGAACGAAGCCGTTCTCGAAACGCAAGTGGTCAAAACTACTAGAAAGAAGAAGCTTTTACCCAAAAGTGCCTTAGAGGAGGCGCCCGTGAAGACGGTCACAAAGAAGACGGTTAAAACTAGCAGCAAAAAGGTTAAAGTAGAGAATGGAAACGTCACAAACACATCCAACTCTGATATAGGTGATGTTTCAAACGTCAGTTTTAATACGACGATATCGCTCAGGCCTCGGCGAGTCGCCGCCACTCCGACCACTCCGAAAGATTTGGACTGCAGCGTGGATATATTTGAGGATTCGTGTATGGAGACTCCGCCCAAGTTGGGTCTGAAGCGCAAACATAGAAAGCGGTTCGAAGTCGAATATTGCACCGACGAGGAGGTCACCGTTCACACGACCGTTAAAAAGAAGGGAGGGGTCGTTAAAGAGGAGACTAAGAGTTGGAAGAAGTGTCCCGCAATTGTCAAtggaaaaattgttaaaaaagtaaaaactggATGA
- the LOC143919396 gene encoding uncharacterized protein LOC143919396, with the protein MNEELVIAEVQKRPPLYDKSLNSYKKATKREELWIEVATILDCDVNGLKKRWRSLRDGFIKNYRVQKTCPSGSAGGKKKSWPFYSQMEFLIPHVEFRECTGNYESLVDIVDIPVELQESIMDPVGPPVITQQHPVTTQYPTTTQHPVTRRQPVARNRRRNRRTSTENRLLDVLSNEQDSDQNFLLSLMPSLKRLSHKKNSEARIKLQHVLFEMEYGEPSPNDSHSSPSFPYMTHDQE; encoded by the exons ATGAACGAAGAACTCGTAATTGCTGAG GTTCAGAAGAGACCCCCTCTGTATGACAAGAgcttaaattcatataaaaaagcGACCAAAAGGGAAGAGTTGTGGATAGAGGTGGCCACCATTCTCGATTGtg aTGTTAATGGGTTAAAAAAAAGATGGAGATCCCTACGGGATGGATTCATTAAGAATTATCGTGTACAAAAAACATGTCCCAGTGGATCAGCTggaggaaaaaaaaaatcttggccCTTTTACAGCCAAATGGAATTCCTGATTCCACACGTGGAATTCAGGGAATGTACGGGGAACTACGAAAGCCTCGTAGATATCGTTGATATCCCAGTAGAGCTGCAAGAGTCCATAATGGATCCCGTAGGACCGCCAGTCATAACACAACAACACCCAGTCACTACACAATACCCAACCACAACACAACACCCGGTCACAAGACGACAGCCAGTCGCACGGAATCGTCGCAGGAACCGAAGGACTTCAACTGAAAATAGGCTGTTGGATGTATTGTCCAATGAGCAGGATTCCGATCAAAACTTTTTACTAAGTTTAATGCCATCGTTGAAACGATTATCCCACAAAAAAAATTCTGAAGCTCGGATTAAGCTGCAACACGTACTTTTTGAAATGGAATATGGAGAACCGTCACCGAATGATTCACATTCTTCGCCTTCCTTTCCGTACATGACCCACGATCAAGA ATAA
- the LOC143919397 gene encoding peptide transporter family 1-like translates to MIRKANYSFNASLITVTEPNSVSVLWLGPQLMIIAASEVFVCVAGWEFAFTEAPESMKSVIQAYWYVVEALGNVLIILVTRFGSSYRQVTQFFFFAILVFLATILLYILMKRHEKLKDDDAKYNDGPINYELVMQNDNPQNQL, encoded by the exons ATGATTCGAAAGGCAAATTATAGTTTT AATGCTAGTTTAATAACAGTAACAGAACCAAATTCAGTGTCTGTGCTTTGGTTGGGACCACAGCTTATGATTATTGCTGCTTCAGAG GTATTCGTGTGTGTGGCCGGGTGGGAGTTTGCATTCACAGAAGCCCCAGAAAGCATGAAATCTGTAATACAAGCGTATTGGTATGTGGTTGAAGCTCTAGGgaatgtattaattattttagtgACAAGGTTCGGATCCAGTTATCGTCAA GTGACACAATTCTTCTTCTTCGCCATATTAGTATTTTTAGCGACCATATTGTTATATATCCTAATGAAACGGCACGAAAAGCTTAAAGACGATGATGCTAAATACAACGATGGTCCAATTAATTATGAATTAGTAATGCAAAATGACAATCCACAGAACCAATTatga
- the LOC143918621 gene encoding solute carrier family 15 member 2-like, whose translation MFYIMMVLSALVSKTVSPLLRSEIHCFGDKDCYSVAFGASGILILSSIVIFICVKKMYVINIPKSNIVLDVMKCIMMAVRNKFNSKNKEKKNHWLDYAKDTYDDFLINETKQVLRIFILFMPLTVYWSLIDQLGSRWTLQATKMDGNIGLFRVKPDQMQVMSPCLAIMFVALFKKGLYPCLSKFGVDFKPLHKLVVGSLLGGVAFICSGFVEIHLEKTYPILPSTEFGQLRIFNGYGCDLEYSNRWTNESFKIAPLDFYVNKFISVEGNRSLMYDKTIRCQNSTTNSTEQITIEEKKPYRISMATLKKINRQDMKTMLQNLDREILT comes from the exons ATGTTTTATATTATGATGGTCCTCAGTGCTCTGGTTTCCAAAACTGTTTCTCCATTGCTTCGATCTGAAATACACTGCTTCGGAGACAAAGACTGTTATTCGGTGGCATTCGGGGCTTCGGGAATATTGATTTTGTCATCAATAG tgatatttatCTGTGTCAAAAAAATGTACGTCATAAATATACCAAAGAGTAATATCGTTTTAGATGTTATGAAATGCATTATG ATGGCTgtgagaaataaatttaattcaaagaacaaagaaaaaaagaatCATTGGTTGGATTATGCAAAGGACACTTACGACGATTTTCTCATAAATGAAACCAAACAAGTTTTAAGAATATTCATTCTCTTCATGCCACTTACGGTTTATTGGTCCCTTATAGATCAATTG GGTTCACGCTGGACGCTTCAAGCGACGAAAATGGACGGTAATATTGGATTGTTTAGGGTTAAACCAGATCAAATGCAAGTCATGTCGCCTTGTTTAGCGATAATGTTTGTGGCGTTGTTCAAAAAG GGACTGTATCCATGTCTATCCAAATTTGGTGTTGATTTCAAACCACTCCACAAATTGGTTGTTGGAAGCTTACTTGGTGGCGTTGCTTTCATATGTTCGGGCTTTGTGGAAATACATTTAGAG AAAACTTATCCCATTCTGCCATCAACGGAATTTGGTCAATTGAGAATATTCAACGGATACGGTTGTGACTTGGAGTACAGTAATCGTTGGACTAACGAGAGCTTCAAAATAGCTCCCCTGGATTTTTATGTGAACAAATTTATCAGTGTAGAAGGAAATCGAAGCTTGATGTACGACAAGACCATACGTTGCCAAAACTCGACGACAAATTCAACAGAACAAATAACTATAGAAGAAAAAAAGCCGTATCGTATCTCCATGGCGACTTTGAAGAAGATCAACCGACAAGATATGAAGACAATGTTGCAAAATCTAGATCGGGAAATCCTCACATAA
- the LOC143918622 gene encoding uncharacterized protein LOC143918622 yields MEDGLIRVGGRIQNSELAVETIHPIILPSNHPLTRLIIKNYHLRHLHLGTQSLLNILRLRYWPIAGKSTVKGVLRECMVCFRANPLIRQRMMGNLPTERVIASPPFTNTGLDFAGPLAIKSGTSRGSKIIKCYAAIFICMATKAIHLEVVGDLSTNSFLNCLKRFIARRGRPSIIFSDNATNFVGADRIIRQSISSVFTTSRSSEVLQYVASEGIEWSFIPPRTPHMGGLWESAVKQMKTHLRKILQAVPLTFEALATVITQIEACLNSRPLTPLSNDPIDFLPLTPGHFLIGRPLLALPNVKHVSSSNDSSHLLQIQRLTTSFWARWSADYLQTLQERAKWRDDKGANLEAGQLVLLREECLQPTRWVLGRVTQTFPGPDQRVRVVNVRTSRGVVRRSAHALAPLPSSTTSSPQEEQGRVPNQNQASFPS; encoded by the coding sequence ATGGAAGATGGACTAATTCGTGTGGGAGGGCGCATCCAAAACAGCGAGCTGGCAGTCGAGACAATCCACCCTATTATCTTGCCGTCCAATCATCCACTGACGCGTCTAATAATAAAGAATTATCATCTCAGACACCTGCATCTGGGAACCCAGTCGCTGCTCAATATATTAAGATTGAGATATTGGCCGATAGCGGGTAAATCAACGGTCAAAGGAGTCTTGCGCGAATGTATGGTATGTTTTCGCGCAAACCCATTGATTCGACAACGAATGATGGGAAATTTGCCTACTGAGCGAGTCATAGCATCCCCGCCTTTTACAAACACTGGACTAGACTTCGCAGGACCACTGGCAATTAAAAGTGGCACTTCAAGGGGttccaaaataattaaatgctaTGCAGCCATCTTTATCTGCATGGCCACAAAAGCAATCCACCTTGAAGTAGTCGGTGATCTATCTACCAACAGCTTCCTTAATTGTCTCAAAAGATTCATCGCACGTCGCGGACGGCCGAGTATCATATTTTCTGACAATGCAACAAATTTCGTAGGAGCTGATAGAATCATTCGCCAAAGCATAAGTAGTGTTTTCACCACCTCGCGATCATCCGAAGTCCTGCAGTATGTAGCATCCGAGGGAATCGAGTGGAGTTTTATCCCTCCTCGGACCCCGCATATGGGGGGACTCTGGGAATCGGCGGTGAAACAAATGAAAACACACTTAAGAAAAATCTTACAAGCAGTGCCACTCACTTTCGAAGCACTTGCAACCGTCATAACACAGATCGAAGCTTGCCTGAACTCCCGACCTCTAACACCTCTCTCCAACGACCCTATAGATTTCCTTCCCTTAACTCCAGGTCATTTCCTAATCGGTAGACCCCTGCTCGCCCTGCCCAATGTTAAACATGTTTCATCCTCTAATGATTCTTCACATTTGCTGCAGATACAAAGACTAACGACCTCATTCTGGGCGCGTTGGTCCGCAGACTATCTCCAAACGTTGCAAGAACGAGCAAAATGGAGGGACGACAAGGGAGCAAACCTGGAAGCAGGCCAATTGGTGCTGCTACGAGAGGAGTGCCTACAACCAACACGTTGGGTACTAGGACGAGTGACCCAGACGTTTCCCGGTCCTGATCAACGAGTACGAGTCGTGAACGTTCGGACCAGCCGCGGAGTGGTCCGTAGATCAGCTCACGCGCTGGCCCCTTTACCCTCCAGCACAACTTCATCACCGCAGGAGGAGCAAGGAAGAGTCccaaatcaaaatcaagcttCGTTCCCTTCTTAA
- the LOC143918623 gene encoding uncharacterized protein LOC143918623 has product MTADIEKMYRQFVISQKDRDFQRILWRNNANEALKHFTLNTVTFGTASAPFLATRCLIKLADDNQENHPEACDVIRKNFYVDDLLTGADSIEKCKSIKEQVTSILKSSGLSLSKWASNNEDIAPQPEQEQMADFNFSESSHKTLGLFWKPRSDVFYFQFQLKPKFSPFTKRQFLSEISQIFDPLGLLTPLLITHNPHAKNLEATIKWHQHINKLNDTVPYEIPRCTVIYNSVDHQLHGFCDASEQAYVACIYLRSTNKLGQVKCQLLCSRSRVAPLKHVTIPRLELFALHWIKGDSYRWTTFVANRVSAIQDHSVPANWHHVGTAENPADLTSRGMDPDQLVTHKLWWNGPEWLRSKRSTWPHQTYQEPENVPEIKLKLLTNFTTSTINPWFRKWSNLSKLMRIIAYVKRPWRNKNLPCKETGIPSASELNDPENSADCSPTRTFRNRSGTTHKKSSNPQIEQNT; this is encoded by the exons ATGACAGCGGACATAGAAAAAATGTATCGCCAATTCGTCATTTCGCAAAAGGATCGGGATTTCCAACGAATCCTGTGGCGGAATAATGCAAATGAGGCACTAAAACATTTTACTCTGAACACCGTCACCTTCGGAACAGCATCTGCCCCCTTTCTAGCAACAAGATGCCTAATTAAATTGGCCGATGATAATCAAGAAAATCATCCCGAAGCGTGCGACGTGATTCGGAAGAATTTCTACGTGGATGATCTTCTCACAGGAGCGGACTCCATCGAAAAATGCAAGAGCATTAAAGAACAAGTAACTTCAATATTGAAAAGCTCCGGTCTGTCACTGTCGAAGTGGGCATCGAACAACGAAGACATCGCTCCGCAACCTGAACAGGAGCAGATGGCCGACTTTAACTTTTCAGAATCATCACACAAGACATTAGGACTATTCTGGAAACCCAGATCTGATGTTttctattttcaatttcaattgaaGCCAAAATTCAGTCCGTTCACGAAACGGCAATTCTTGTCGGAAATTAGCCAAATTTTCGACCCTTTAGGACTGCTCACCCCACTCTTGATAACACACAATCCTCATGCAAAAAATCTGGAAGCAACCATTA AGTGGCATCAGCATATCAACAAATTGAATGACACCGTTCCCTATGAAATTCCGCGTTGCACCGTGATCTACAATTCAGTGGATCATCAACTACACGGATTTTGCGACGCCTCCGAGCAAGCATACGTAGCATGTATCTATCTTAGATCCACAAACAAATTGGGACAAGTGAAGTGTCAACTACTATGTTCACGGTCCAGAGTCGCGCCTCTCAAACACGTGACAATTCCAAGGTTGGAATTGT TCGCGCTCCACTGGATCAAGGGCGATTCATACCGATGGACCACATTTGTGGCCAATCGAGTATCCGCCATTCAAGATCATTCAGTGCCAGCAAATTGGCACCACGTCGGGACAGCTGAAAATCCCGCCGATTTAACATCTCGGGGAATGGATCCAGACCAATTAGTAACTCATAAATTATGGTGGAACGGGCCGGAATGGTTAAGATCGAAACGATCAACATGGCCCCACCAAACTTACCAGGAGCCAGAGAATGTACCCGAAATCAAGCTGAAACTACTGACTAACTTCACCACGAGTACGATCAATCCGTGGTTCAGAAAATGGTCAAATCTATCTAAGCTGATGCGCATAATAGCATACGTCAAACGACCTTGGCGAAACAAAAACCTGCCGTGTAAAGAAACCGGCATCCCCTCCGCGTCGGAATTAAACGACCCTGAAAACTCTGCTGATTGTAGCCCAACGAGAACATTTCGCAACAGAAGTGGCACAACTCACAAAAAATCGTCCAATCCCCAAATCGAGCAAAATACTTAA